The following proteins are encoded in a genomic region of Montipora foliosa isolate CH-2021 chromosome 10, ASM3666993v2, whole genome shotgun sequence:
- the LOC137973597 gene encoding uncharacterized protein — MSTNLEEDDTLLYEEIVEGNKKLFKCTLCFRLLSRKQRIESHLHLVHGKGPFKRKYKLYVEDSNIVIPRTTQYNHKRKMKSGPKSCVVDRESGSSDSLLDFSPSFGSDLFSRNAMETATHNPSLEEGGPVCHNLYFENAGSNTNLCCLSPGDVIPSSTCGSPDSLLRSGSTHNQFLSEDDIYNCHYSEDSDTSTVELDSGTDSEVQYYTSDEEEGSDNGKDNVPPLDTRLFTDHEEACMAVLAYVSRHCITNEAAKDLIDLVKVTCPESTTFKTLNYSKVQEVCGKCELHVYDICEKCHRLFPVDDENSYRCATTACMGLRYKGGVSQQWKKEHKNSFVTVNIQNQLKDLLQREGTWLTIQERISSRGQEIIRDITDGKYYIKLCKEGQFLHNKSNISFIFNTDGAPLYSSSSVSLWPVFLAINELPSPERFSKQNMLMWGIWQGKGKPPFNVYFEPFASEMTHLYQQGLQIKLSNEEFPITVKAAVILGSTDLQGKAYLTCMAQHNGECGCLSCEEPGVVVKQGKGHARCYPYRNPTKAAPKRTNESFLTNGIAAHKENKKIVGVFGVTSLALMSWFDVVLGMVPDYMHGCLLGVTKTLLYKWFSATNHKHPYFIGGQIKHVNKRILQMRPPDFLTRLPRDMEKHFKNLKASELQSWLLYYSLPCLVGYLPDKYLLHFAHLSEGIYILLSDAITPTQLGRARDLLLTFYKDFQSLYGDGSCGLNVHNTGAHLADYVEGWGPLWAWSTFGFEDMNGTIMDLTHGTGNVCRQVIWMLHAQSRLRCEVEMMENNCIKDFIKRMLNTKRQVKNLKEAKNCQIAGAAKKLTGVQPELMEKICREVEGEAIAKVLRIVKNGQVFYSKEYTRMVKRNAHVVLLVSGQVGEVQFFVWDRQTGITLAVFREIQPDLEKPFFFSKAGHHMLRMKQERLDFQVQKIENIKEKVLFLEGNEDNLCLIRVPNVRGICG; from the exons ATGTCAACCAACCTTGAAGAGGATGATACTCTCCTTTATGAGGAAATTgttgaaggaaacaaaaaattattcaaatgCACCCTTTGCTTCCGTTTGTTGTCGCGTAAGCAAAGAATTGAATCTCATCTCCATTTAGTTCACGGGAAAG GGCCATTTAAAAGGAAATACAAATTATACGTGGAGGATTCCAACATAGTGATTCCGAGGACCACACAGTACAACCACAAACGTAAAATGAAAAGTGGCCCTAAATCTTGTGTTGTGGACAGAGAGTCTGGTTCTTCTGATAGTTTATTGGACTTCTCCCCTTCATTTGGATCCGATTTATTTTCACGTAATGCTATGGAAACTGCAACTCATAATCCTAGTTTAGAAGAAGGGGGACCGGTGTGTCATAATCTTTACTTCGAAAATGCTGGATCAAATACAAATTTGTGCTGTTTAAGTCCAGGCGATGTAATTCCATCCTCAACATGTGGTTCTCCTGACAGTTTATTGCGGTCTGGTTCAACACACAACCAGTTCCTCTCCGAAGACGATATTTACAATTGTCATTATTCTGAGGACAGTGATACAAGCACTGTGGAATTAGACTCTGGCACTGACAGTGAGGTCCAGTATTACACATCAGATGAGGAGGAAGGGTCTGACAACGGCAAAGACAATGTACCCCCCCTAGATACTAGATTGTTCACAGACCATGAAGAAGCATGTATGGCTGTTTTAGCATATGTTTCCAGACACTGTATTACCAATGAAGCAGCCAAAGACTTGATTGATTTGGTTAAAGttacttgtccagaaagtaccaCTTTCAAGACACTTAATTACAGCAAAGTTCAAGAAGTGTGTGGAAAGTGCGAGTTGCATGTGTACGACATCTGTGAAAAATGTCACCGGCTGTTTCCTGTGGATGATGAAAATAGCTATCGTTGCGCAACAACGGCCTGTATGGG TCTTAGATACAAAGGAGGTGTTTCCCAGCAATggaaaaaggaacacaaaaacaGCTTTGTTACTGTTAACATCCAAAACCAGCTGAAGGATCTTTTGCAGC GGGAAGGAACATGGTTAACCATCCAAGAGAGAATTAGTAGTCGTGGTCAAGAAATCATAAGAGACATAACGGATGGCAAATATTACATTAAGCTATGTAAAGAGGGACAATTTctacacaacaagtcaaatatTAGCTTCATTTTCAATACAGATGGAGCACCTCTGTATTCATCATCAAGTGTTTCTTTGTGGCCAGTTTTCCTTGCAATCAATGAGCTTCCATCACCAGAAAG attttcaaaacagaacatGTTGATGTGGGGAATTTGGCAGGGTAAAGGCAAGCCTCCATTCAATGTGTACTTTGAACCTTTTGCAAGTGAAATGACCCATTTGTATCAGCAAG GTCTTCAGATTAAGCTAAGCAATGAAGAATTTCCTATCACTGTGAAAGCTGCAGTTATTCTGGGGTCCACGGACTTGCAGGGCAAGGCATACCTCACTTGTATGGCGCAACATAATGGCGAGTGTGGTTGTCTTAGCTGTGAAGAGCCTGGTGTTGTGGTCAAACAAGGAAAAGGACACGCCCGCTGCTACCCCTACAGGAACCCTACCAAAGCAGCTCCAAAGCGCACAAATGAAAGTTTTTTAACAAATGGTATTGCAgcacataaagaaaataaaaag ATTGTAGGTGTTTTTGGTGTCACAAGTCTTGCATTAATGTCCTGGTTTGATGTTGTGTTGGGCATGGTTCCTGACTACATGCATGGCTGTTTATTGGGTGTTACAAAAACTCTTCTTTACAAGTGGTTCTCAGCAACTAATCACAAGCACCCATACTTCATTGGAGGACAG ATAAAGCATGTCAACAAACGCATACTTCAGATGAGACCTCCAGACTTTTTGACCCGTCTGCCAAGAGACATggagaaacatttcaaaaatttgaaag CTTCAGAGTTGCAGTCGTGGTTGCTATATTATTCACTGCCATGTTTAGTGGGTTATCTGCCTGACAAGTACTTGTTACATTTTGCACATTTATCAGAGGGCATATACATTCTTCTTAGTGATGCAATAACACCAACACAACTGGGGAGGGCTCGTGATCTCCTGCTGACATTCTACAAGGATTTTCAGTCTTTATATG GAGATGGAAGTTGTGGTCTTAATGTTCACAATACTGGTGCTCATTTGGCAGACTACGTTGAAGGATGGGGTCCATTGTGGGCATGGTCCACATTTGGGTTCGAGGATATGAACGGGACTATCATGGACTTGACACATGGCACAGGAAATGTCTGCAGACAG GTTATTTGGATGCTTCATGCACAGAGTCGATTGAGGTGTGAGGTAGAAATGATGGAAAATAATTGCATCAAAGATTTCATCAAGAGAATGCTGAACACCAAAAGACA AGTGAAAAATCTTAAGGAAGCAAAGAATTGCCAGATTGCTGGAGCGGCCAAGAAACTGACAGGAGTGCAACCAGAATTGATGGAGAAGATATGCAGGGAAGTCGAAGGGGAGGCAATAGCCAAAGTACTGCGTATTGTAAAGAATGGACAAGTGTTTTACTCCAAGGAGTATACCAGAATGGTCAAGCGTAATGCTCATGTTGTGTTGTTGGTGTCTGGTCAAGTGGGAGAGGTTCAGTTCTTTGTGTGGGATAGACAGACTGGGATTACATTAGCAGTCTTCAGAGAGATTCAGCCAGATCTTGAGAAACCATTCTTCTTCAGCAAAGCTGGTCATCACATGTTAAGGATGAAACAAGAAAG gtTGGATTTTCAAgtacaaaaaattgaaaacataaaGGAGAAGGTTTTATTCCTAGAGGGGAATGAAGACAACCTCTGTCTCATCCGTGTGCCTAATGTCCGTGGTATATGTGGATGA
- the LOC137972476 gene encoding uncharacterized protein → MFIHPRKKICSSRLNCINFIRCVFLSAFMFTTLLYFGSENFSMNWKRLFLKAPQPRGGLLPQLKFTQLQPLVDMFANLTQVTPNRSDCMFATEEFSDLKELETKQTILLLIIVSTAPSRRDRRDAIRQTWGTKCHGEVRCKFFTDGIQIPKEDKAKLSNEKHIYKDIEFQPVVGGRSFGLRYLYQMMWAAVKYNFTYFLRLDDDYFVCLERLKYELRHRPTKMLSWGWFHCQFRDLIYVDEAWTLFTHDVIVRFLSQDPQRILCHPHADQQIPIWINSVFNKSDNLISFDDRRLHHPKNPNKVKIFEKLTNTCDSFMGIHGSSPELMQRFWKYSNDKAKEITPLTEISQTCNKPFVFDISKIFKAFKFDLRPCLQNPRWAPGEIMWTGIHSGAKTGPLPCP, encoded by the exons ATGTTTATACATCCCAGGAAGAAAATATGCTCAAGTCGATTGAATTGCATTAATTTTATCCGTTGCGTGTTTCTTTCTGCTTTTATGTTTACTACGCTGTTGTATTTTGGGAGCGAAAACTTTTCTATGAACTGGAAGAGGTTGTTCCTCAAAGCACCTCAACCACGAGGTGGCCTCCTGCCACAACTAAAATTCACACAACTTCAACCACTTGTGGACATGTTCGCTAACTTGACGCAAGTTACACCCAATAGAAGTGATTGCATGTTTGCAACGGAGGAATTCAGTGATTTGAAAGAGCTCGagacaaaacaaaccatccTCCTTCTAATTATTGTATCTACGGCGCCTTCAAGACGAGACAGGAGAGATGCAATAAGACAGACATGGGGGACGAAATGTCACGGAGAG GTGCGGTGCAAGTTTTTCACTGACGGCATTCAAATACCCAAAGAGGATAAGGCCAAACTTTCtaatgaaaaacacatttacAAAGACATAGAATTTCAACCGGTTGTTGGCGGCCGAAGTTTTGGCCTTCGATATCTCTACCAAATGATGTGGGCTGCGGTCAAGTACAACTTCACGTATTTCCTCCGTCTTGACGATGACTATTTCGTGTGCCTTGAGAGGCTCAAATATGAGTTACGCCACAGGCCTACCAAGATGTTAAGCTGGGGCTGGTTTCACTGTCAATTTAGAGATCTTATTTACGTGGACGAGGCTTGGACGCTATTTACTCATGACGTCATTGTGCGCTTTTTGTCTCAAGACCCTCAGCGAATCCTTTGTCATCCACACGCTGATCAGCAAATTCCTATTTGGATTAACAGCGTCTTTAATAAAAGCgacaatttaatttcttttgacGATCGAAGGCTTCATCACCCTAAAAATCCGAACAAAGTGAAGATATTTGAAAAGCTGACCAACACATGCGACTCCTTCATGGGTATTCACGGAAGCTCGCCAGAATTAATGCAGAGATTTTGGAAGTACAGTAACGACAAGGCCAAGGAAATCACACCTTTAACTGAAATTTCACAAACATGTAACAAGCCTTTTGTATTTGACatatctaaaatatttaaagccTTTAAATTTGATCTCAGACCCTGTTTACAAAATCCACGATGGGCTCCAGGAGAGATAATGTGGACAGGGATCCATTCAGGGGCCAAGACAGGTCCTCTTCCATGCCCTTAA